The Aspergillus fumigatus Af293 chromosome 7, whole genome shotgun sequence genome includes the window AAGAACAGTCAGGACGTTAAGCATGAACCTTGGAAGCCTCTGAAATCTGCGTCGTGgggtatatatacatacagcATTCTTCACTGAATTGAGTTGCGGTCCCTCACAGCGGTGGCGAGCGTTTTTACTTCGATCCCCAATCCCCAAACCAAACTTCAACATCACAGCAGTATATTCCATCAGATAATGAGCTGCGGCAATACAAATCCTCGAACACAAACTCAGCTCACAAAACATGATGtgggctggaggaggatcGTCCGTAACTTCACCCCATCGTACGCACCTTGCTCCTATTCCAAGTGAAGAAATCAACTAAACAGCGAATAGATGGTTCTCGGTCACGATGGGGACAGGCATTGTATCAATTCTCTTGAATACACTGCCCTACAATGCTCAATGGCTATACTGGATCTCTGTGGTCATCTTCGCTATCAatgtcctcctcttcatcacagGATGTATCATCAGCTTTTTGCGATATACGCTATATCCGGAGATCTTCGGAGCTATGATCGTCCATTCTGTGCAGTCAATGTTTATTGGGACGTTCCCCATGGGCTTGACTACAATTATCAACATGTTTTGTTTCGTCTGCGTCCCAGCGTGGGGTGAATGGACCAGAAACTTTGCCTGGGGTTTATGGATCTTCGACGCCATATTATCGGTGGTGACGGCTTTGTCGTTGCCCTTCTTGCTGTACgtcttccctctcttccaaaCTTATCCGACTGTGACTCTAAAATCCTACAGCATGGCCCATGGGAACGAAACGCAACTCTCCTCCATGACAGCCATCTGGCTTCTCCCAATCGTAAGCTGCATCGTTGCAGCCTCCTCGGGCGCCATCGTCGCTGACGTCCTCCCCAACCCTCAACATGCCCTATGGACGGTGCTCGTCAGCTATGTCCTCTGGGGCATTGGTGTCCCACTTGCCATGATGGTCATGGTGATCTACCTCCAGCGCCTGACCCTCCACAAGCTCCCACCCAAGGCCGTCATCGTTAGTGTTTTCCTGCCCCTGGGACCATTAGGCCAGGGTGGTTATGGGTGAGTTTTGTTTCCGTCGTTTCCGCCACTTCAATTACTCATGTCACCAACAGAGCAATGAAACTAGGCAAATCCGCCCAAACCATCTTCGCGCAGACACATACGCTGGAAGCCTCGTCCGGTTCGACCTTCTACACGCTAGGGTTCCTCGTCGCGCTCATTCTCTGGTCCTTCGGCCTGGTCTGGCTGTTCTTCGCGTCAGCTTCTATCGCTCGATGTCGCAGCTTTCCCTTTAACATCGGCTGGTGGGGGTTCACATTCCCGCTGGGGGTCTTTGCCGCCAGTACCTGTCAAATGGGTCGAGAGCTGCCGTCAGAGTTTTTCAAAATGCTCGGAACTGTACGTCGTTCATATAATGTCTTTTGAGGAGAGCTGGTCACTGACTTGTGGCAGATTATTTCGCTTTGTGTAGTGGTTTTATGGATGGTGGTGAGCATTGGGACGTTGAAGGGCGTGCTGTCAGGGACGCTGTTCTTTGCGCCATGTTTGGCAGATCTaaagctgaaggaggagggtAAGGACGTTGCGAAGGCTGCTTGATATGTTGACTATTTTGCTGGATATATAGGGGTGAGATGGACTGATAGAAAGTATGCCAATAAACAATTATCTTCAATGACCAAATCTCGATcattaatattatattatatagaCTTAAATCTCGAAGAAATAAAATATTAAGTGGAGGAAATAATGGGCCTGATATCGATCGAaataatttattattattttccGTCGATTTTCCACATTTTATTATTTTATGGATTTGATTTTTCACTCCTCTTtatattttttttatttattttattattattactattttAGCTCCATAGTTCTCGGTCTGTATGGGGTAGTGCCAGCATCATCGGACTGATTGATATTATTTACATGATAAGTCTCCTTCCTGCAACCCACTTACAGAATTCTCTCTACCGCGTTTACTTAGAGTAAttgctctctctctctctctctctctctctctcttgcACTTCGACAAGGCATAGAGATAATCCTGGGTGACTCATCTTCACGGCGACTGGTGATTTGAGAAGGGCCAAGTAGACACGAAATCACGTGATGCGGACCCTCCCCCAAAAATCCAAAATCCAAAATCCAAAAAAtggaaaataaaaaataaaaaaaagaACAACGCCGACTGTCCATCTCGCGATCCCCAAACATCCATCGTCTTGGCCGTTGTTCAGCGTTGATTTCATCAGAATTCCCTTCTGCTCCTTATTGCTATTATTTTCTGCTTTCTTTCTCGCCGCAATACCACCTTGTTCTCCTGCTGTGCTGGGTTATTCATCCTGCCAGCCATTTCTCGtgtattattatttcccccAACTTGCCTCACCACTGCGCCACTGGGTCGAACCCGCCTGCCGTAGTGACGGCCTGAGGCCACAAATCATTCACACAACTGTAATCAGACCGAACAGGAGTTGGCAGAACATAATCACCACCTATTTATGAGTTTATTGAAACAattgtttcttcttgacaTACCTTGACTTACTTTGATTCCATCTGTGAACCCATTCTGATCAATTCTCTGTGGGTGATTCCTCtgtgatcatcatcaaccagccCGCGTCATTGTTATTATTGGTTCGAAGACGCGGTAGTCACATGTCTTGCTGAGAGACAGCGTCCTTGGCTCATTCCGATACAGCGGACTCCTTATCAGGGATTCCACAGGGAAATTCGATCAGGATGATGGGATACGGGGGTCATCAGTATCATCCTCAGCGTCAAGCGCAGCAAAATGCCCAtccccagcagcagcagcatctgcaaTCGCCATCGCTGAGCGGGGCCGCTGCGCATTCGGTCCATagcagcaatggcattgCTGCCAACAGTTCCCTGCTCCGGGGCCAGCAGCAGTCAGACCTGGCGAGTAATTCGCCCGatctgaggaagatgacTCCCTCGTCGTCCGCGTCGATGGTCGGGTTTACCGCGGGAGGAGGCTATGGCACCTACGGTCATTATGCGCCTCAGGGCACTTCAGATCTTTTGTCCAGACATACCGACTCCGTCGGTCAATTGAAAGATCCGTATCTCTCGCAGATACAGAGTTTGCAAAGAAACATGAATCCCATGGCAAACTTCCGTCCGCACCCAGCCATGAACCCTCAAGCCGCCATGTCGCCACATGCTCAGGCGATGAGTATTTCGTCTCCGCAGCAGTCATACGAGAGGTTGCAACAGCATCCCCATCTGCAGCACCGGCAGACATCCCATACGCATCCCTCTGTGACTTCGCCTGCGGCCGCGTCGCCCATGCTTGCGACTACTCAACCCCAGCAAACTCAGCACCAGTACCAGCAAgcgcaacagcagcagcagcaaccacAGTATCCGCAATCCTCACAGCAGACCGCGTATCAGCAGACCCAGGCGCAAGCATCTCCGTACCAACAGCATCAGTCGTCTCCGTTCCAACATCACCAGGCGCAGGCATCGCCATACCAGCACACGCAGCAGACTTATCAGCAGCAAGCTCAGCAGACgtatcaacagcaacagcaagcTCAGCAGTCACGGTACCAGGCACAGCAACCGCAGCAGCATCAGTTCCAACAGTATCCGTACCAGCGGTACCAGCAGGCTCAACAAGCCCAACAGGTGCATGCACAGCAAGCACAACAGACCCAAGTACAACCAACACAGCCAGCACAGCAtgtgcagcagcagactCAGCAGCACAACTGCCCGGAAGCGACACAAACCCAGCCGTCTCAACAACCGCACGAACAAGCAGTGCAGCAAGCATTGCAGCAACATCGCCAGGCTCAACAGCAAGCCCATCAACATCAGAGACAGTCGCAGCAGCCGAGTCCCTACGCTCAACAGGCACAGCAACATACGCAACAGCATACGCAGCAACATACGCAGCAAGCCCAAGCCCAGCAAACGCATCCGCAGCAAACGCATCAGTTCCATCAGCAGTCGCAGCATCAGCAGCCACAGCAAAAGCAAGCGACGCCATCAATCCAACCGGCTGCTTTGAGCGGAGCAAAACCTGCTACTCAAGAACCCAGAAAGGAGGAAACGAAACCAACGAAGAAGCGTGGTAGACAACCCAAggccgcagccgcagccgcagccgctTCCGCGTCTCCTGCGATTGCTTCAGGCAAGATCAACGGAACGACACAACCAACGCCAGCCGCCTATCGTCCCGAGGCCCCATCGCCGATCCAATTCGTACCTCAGCATCCACACCTTCCACAGACTCAAGCTCACGCTCAGGCCCACACTCAGACGCAGGCACAGGCTCAACCCTATCCCCAAGCCCAACCTCAGCCCCAGTTTCAACCACAAGCTCAGGTGCCTAACCAGCTGCAGAACCCCACAGCTATGCAAGGCCAGaaccaaggccaaggccagGGCCAGAACCAGGGTCAAGGCCAACCGCAGACCCAAGGCCAGACGCAGAGTCAACAGCAGGGTCCAGCGAATGCAGCGGGCTCTGGTACTCCTGGTGCTCCAGGTGCTTCACAGCAACCTGCTCCTACACCCCGGAAGCGCGGCCGTCCACGGAAAAATCCCTTGCCCGATGGAGCACAGCCTCCAAAGCCTAAGCCTAAGAAACCCGCTTCGACCGCTGCGAGTGCACCCGCCGCGGCCGCCGCTGGTGGTGCTCCGGCTGGC containing:
- the ssu1 gene encoding TDT family transporter → MSCGNTNPRTQTQLTKHDVGWRRIVRNFTPSWFSVTMGTGIVSILLNTLPYNAQWLYWISVVIFAINVLLFITGCIISFLRYTLYPEIFGAMIVHSVQSMFIGTFPMGLTTIINMFCFVCVPAWGEWTRNFAWGLWIFDAILSVVTALSLPFLLYVFPLFQTYPTVTLKSYSMAHGNETQLSSMTAIWLLPIVSCIVAASSGAIVADVLPNPQHALWTVLVSYVLWGIGVPLAMMVMVIYLQRLTLHKLPPKAVIVSVFLPLGPLGQGGYGAMKLGKSAQTIFAQTHTLEASSGSTFYTLGFLVALILWSFGLVWLFFASASIARCRSFPFNIGWWGFTFPLGVFAASTCQMGRELPSEFFKMLGTVRRSYNVF